A genomic region of Synechococcus sp. NOUM97013 contains the following coding sequences:
- the gatC gene encoding Asp-tRNA(Asn)/Glu-tRNA(Gln) amidotransferase subunit GatC — MSKITADDVRKVAHLARLDLPEDKITTYTGQLERILDYVDQLQGVDTDGVPPTTRAVEVVNVTREDTVVATEVREELLNQAPLREGDFFRVPKILAE; from the coding sequence ATGAGCAAGATCACGGCCGACGACGTCCGCAAGGTGGCCCATCTGGCACGTCTGGATCTGCCCGAAGACAAGATCACGACCTACACCGGTCAGCTCGAGCGCATCCTCGACTATGTCGATCAGCTGCAGGGTGTCGACACGGATGGGGTGCCACCCACTACGCGCGCTGTGGAAGTGGTGAATGTGACCCGTGAAGACACAGTGGTCGCAACCGAAGTTAGAGAAGAACTACTGAATCAAGCCCCCTTGCGGGAAGGTGATTTCTTCCGCGTACCGAAGATCCTTGCTGAGTGA
- the crtR gene encoding beta-carotene hydroxylase — MTQAFAQPAMPSAEGRLRSVPKRFVDPPAAWNPTVGLFLGGYALAALTIWGWFVADWPLLVLLCTGFLALHLEGTVVHDACHKSAHPVPWVNQAMGHGSALLLGFSFPVFTRVHLEHHAHVNDPKNDPDHIVSTFGPLWLIAPRFFYHEVFFFQRKLWKRWELMQWGLERAVFFTIIAAAVSFDFLSFIFNCWFAPALMVGVTLGLFFDYLPHRPFTSRNRWTNARIYPGRMMNWLIMGQNYHLVHHLWPSVPWFEYKPAYEATKPLLDAKGSPQRLGIFETRADSANFLYDILVGVRSHKLRSGKMRRAARFIPGRSLQRGWLSFVDRIAIKTQPRRPHQR; from the coding sequence ATGACTCAGGCTTTCGCACAACCTGCAATGCCGTCCGCTGAGGGGCGTCTGCGTTCGGTGCCGAAGCGGTTCGTCGATCCTCCAGCGGCGTGGAATCCCACTGTTGGTCTGTTTTTGGGGGGCTATGCCCTTGCTGCATTGACGATCTGGGGCTGGTTTGTCGCCGATTGGCCGTTGCTGGTGCTGCTCTGCACAGGGTTCCTCGCGCTGCACCTTGAAGGCACCGTTGTGCATGACGCCTGCCACAAGTCGGCCCATCCCGTTCCCTGGGTCAACCAGGCCATGGGCCATGGTTCCGCTCTTCTGCTGGGTTTTAGTTTCCCGGTGTTCACGCGGGTGCACTTAGAGCACCACGCCCATGTGAACGATCCGAAGAATGACCCGGATCACATCGTCAGTACCTTCGGCCCTCTCTGGCTGATCGCTCCTCGATTTTTCTATCACGAGGTTTTCTTTTTTCAGCGCAAGCTCTGGAAGCGCTGGGAACTGATGCAGTGGGGACTGGAGCGCGCCGTGTTCTTCACGATCATCGCGGCTGCAGTGAGCTTCGATTTCCTTTCTTTCATCTTCAATTGCTGGTTCGCACCAGCGCTGATGGTGGGTGTCACCCTTGGCTTGTTTTTCGACTATCTGCCTCACCGCCCCTTCACGTCCCGCAATCGCTGGACGAATGCACGCATCTATCCCGGCAGGATGATGAACTGGCTGATCATGGGTCAGAACTATCACCTGGTGCATCACCTCTGGCCATCGGTGCCCTGGTTTGAATACAAACCCGCCTACGAAGCAACCAAGCCTCTTCTGGATGCCAAGGGCTCACCGCAACGGTTGGGGATCTTCGAAACGCGTGCTGACAGCGCCAATTTCCTCTACGACATCCTTGTGGGCGTGCGTAGCCACAAGCTCCGCAGCGGCAAGATGCGTCGCGCCGCACGCTTCATCCCTGGACGCTCCCTGCAGCGCGGCTGGCTGAGTTTCGTCGACCGCATCGCGATCAAAACCCAGCCACGTCGGCCCCATCAGCGCTGA
- a CDS encoding queuosine precursor transporter, which translates to MLDAQQAKALQARRDLTFLVLAGLFLGTLAMLNILGLTRFLALGQIGSWPIVVAVGALPYPITFLCTDLISEIWGEERAGQVVWVGLLLNGWVVLILWLGGLLPGLAGAPDDTFFEIQRLAFGAVFASMAAYLTAQFVDVRMFHFWKQFSHGQALWLRNNGSTLVSQLVDTSAVVLISHYAAGVLPVRPDEPVAPQLLAFIASGYLFKAVAALADTLPFIWITRALRQWLNIPSTGSEIGGDDDPLMQAMTTGSSLPG; encoded by the coding sequence ATGCTCGATGCTCAGCAAGCCAAGGCCTTACAAGCCAGGCGTGATCTGACCTTTCTGGTGCTGGCAGGACTGTTCCTAGGGACGTTGGCCATGCTCAACATCCTTGGGCTGACCCGATTTCTGGCCCTGGGGCAGATCGGCTCATGGCCGATTGTGGTGGCGGTCGGAGCGCTCCCTTACCCGATCACATTCCTCTGCACGGATCTGATCAGCGAGATCTGGGGCGAAGAGCGCGCCGGACAGGTGGTGTGGGTGGGCCTGCTGCTCAATGGCTGGGTGGTGCTGATTCTCTGGCTTGGGGGCCTGCTTCCGGGCTTGGCAGGAGCTCCAGACGACACTTTTTTTGAGATCCAGCGGCTGGCATTTGGAGCTGTATTCGCGTCCATGGCGGCTTATCTCACCGCGCAGTTTGTCGATGTGCGCATGTTCCATTTTTGGAAGCAATTCAGCCATGGACAGGCGCTGTGGCTGCGCAACAACGGCTCGACCCTCGTCAGTCAACTGGTGGACACCAGTGCCGTTGTGCTGATCAGTCACTACGCCGCAGGCGTACTTCCTGTGAGGCCCGACGAGCCAGTGGCGCCGCAGCTGCTTGCTTTCATTGCCAGCGGCTATTTGTTCAAAGCGGTCGCGGCCCTGGCCGACACCCTGCCCTTCATCTGGATCACCCGGGCCTTACGCCAATGGCTGAACATCCCCAGCACCGGCAGTGAAATCGGCGGCGATGACGATCCGCTCATGCAGGCGATGACAACGGGCTCGTCCCTGCCAGGCTGA
- a CDS encoding DUF565 domain-containing protein yields MTARLQSTRLQRSVGDASTRLDLWATNPWRRASLLLIALTGSFMIGNGIASISGSLGLMDPVAAMLSVGLMEVMVRVRRHWARDKRSHLGRQLLDMTRIGLLYGLLLEGFKLL; encoded by the coding sequence GTGACAGCGCGCCTCCAATCCACACGTCTCCAGCGCAGCGTCGGCGATGCTTCGACCCGACTGGATCTTTGGGCGACTAACCCCTGGCGCCGAGCGTCGTTGCTGCTGATTGCATTGACAGGCAGTTTCATGATCGGCAACGGCATTGCCTCCATCTCAGGCAGCCTGGGCCTTATGGACCCCGTGGCCGCCATGCTCAGCGTGGGACTGATGGAAGTGATGGTGCGAGTGCGTCGCCACTGGGCACGCGACAAACGCAGTCACCTTGGCCGGCAACTGCTCGACATGACGCGAATCGGCCTGCTGTATGGGCTGCTGCTGGAAGGTTTCAAACTTCTCTGA
- a CDS encoding aspartate carbamoyltransferase catalytic subunit, with amino-acid sequence MSAWTHRHILDLADFSREDFAMVLELAHRFSSMPATGARRLPALQGRLVATLFFEPSTRTRSSFELAAKRLSADVSSFSPSSSSLSKGESLLDTARTYVAMGADVLVVRHRCTGVPRQLAEALERTGERTVVLNAGDGLHSHPSQGLLDLYTLAHYFDPKNPLPEALRGRRIVIVGDVLHSRVARSNLWALSACGADVVLCGPPSLVPEAFAHFLDAPPPGQTQDPVSQRGSLTLSRDLDAALVGADAVMTLRLQKERMRQNMLTDLDRYHRDYGLTHERLRRNGCSIPVLHPGPVNRGIEMSGALLDDLNANLVERQVSNGIPIRMALLYWMAAAESALDPPSVV; translated from the coding sequence TTGAGCGCCTGGACCCACCGTCACATCCTTGATCTTGCGGATTTCTCCCGTGAGGATTTCGCCATGGTGCTGGAGCTGGCCCATCGCTTCAGTTCAATGCCAGCGACGGGTGCCAGAAGACTGCCGGCCCTGCAGGGTCGGCTCGTCGCCACGTTGTTTTTCGAGCCCAGCACCCGCACGCGCAGCAGCTTTGAGTTGGCGGCGAAGCGTCTTTCAGCAGATGTGTCCAGTTTTTCGCCGTCCAGCAGTTCGCTGAGCAAAGGCGAGTCGCTGCTGGATACCGCCCGCACGTATGTGGCCATGGGGGCGGATGTGCTTGTGGTGCGTCATCGCTGCACCGGTGTTCCTCGTCAGCTGGCGGAAGCATTGGAACGTACCGGTGAACGCACGGTGGTGCTCAATGCCGGTGACGGCCTGCACAGCCACCCCAGTCAGGGTTTGTTGGACCTTTACACGCTCGCTCATTACTTTGACCCCAAAAATCCGTTGCCTGAGGCACTGCGCGGGCGTCGCATTGTGATCGTGGGTGATGTGCTCCACTCCAGGGTCGCGCGTTCCAATCTCTGGGCGCTTAGCGCCTGCGGCGCGGATGTGGTGCTTTGCGGGCCCCCCAGCCTTGTTCCGGAGGCCTTTGCCCATTTCCTCGATGCGCCGCCGCCTGGTCAAACGCAGGATCCGGTGTCGCAACGCGGTTCACTCACGCTCAGCCGGGATCTCGATGCTGCACTCGTGGGAGCGGATGCTGTGATGACGCTGCGCTTGCAGAAAGAACGCATGCGCCAAAACATGCTGACCGATCTCGATCGCTACCACCGCGATTACGGACTTACCCATGAACGGCTGCGGCGCAATGGGTGCAGCATCCCTGTGCTGCACCCAGGGCCTGTGAACCGGGGGATCGAGATGAGCGGCGCTCTGCTCGATGACCTGAACGCCAATCTTGTGGAACGTCAGGTCAGCAATGGCATCCCGATCCGTATGGCCCTGCTCTATTGGATGGCGGCTGCTGAATCCGCGCTGGATCCGCCGTCAGTGGTTTGA
- a CDS encoding Ycf66 family protein — protein MLATLAGDVCLLLGLAVLLLPLLATELSRPRDGAWGGVVLLLGLVLVTSSDRLRGAPMLAVVCAGLLISRLTAEVAQSRWQRLSPEERQRLRSRERWSTSVQQLGTAFNTLISNTGQAVGSLRSSVPAAERPEGSSRSGKRWVRPEEPQPQEASDHDASGESESTEKNVVTTPANEDG, from the coding sequence ATGCTGGCCACCCTTGCTGGAGACGTCTGCCTGCTGCTGGGTCTGGCAGTGCTGCTGCTGCCGTTGCTGGCCACGGAACTCAGTCGGCCTAGAGATGGTGCCTGGGGCGGAGTGGTGCTACTGCTCGGCCTTGTGCTGGTCACCAGCAGCGATCGACTGCGCGGTGCCCCGATGCTCGCCGTCGTCTGTGCGGGATTGCTGATCAGTCGCCTCACCGCGGAAGTGGCCCAATCCCGCTGGCAGCGCCTTAGCCCGGAAGAACGACAACGCCTGCGTTCACGAGAACGCTGGTCCACCAGCGTTCAGCAGCTCGGAACCGCTTTCAATACTCTGATCAGCAACACCGGCCAGGCCGTAGGCAGCCTGCGCTCTTCAGTCCCCGCCGCCGAGAGACCGGAAGGCAGCAGCCGCAGCGGCAAGCGCTGGGTCCGTCCTGAAGAACCCCAGCCTCAGGAAGCCTCTGACCATGACGCCAGTGGCGAGAGCGAGAGCACAGAGAAAAACGTTGTCACCACTCCGGCCAACGAAGACGGATAA
- a CDS encoding NAD(P)/FAD-dependent oxidoreductase, protein MAGEHFFLELEPPEERLREAPHVVVVGGGFAGVRACKALAQADVRVTLIDKRNFNLFQPLLYQVATGLVSRGDVATPLRQLVGRQRNVQVLLGEVTEIKTDSKQIVFNGKTYGYDYLVMATGSGSTYFGHEDWRTFAPPMKILEHAEEIRRRLLMAMEQAEQTPDLQARRFLQTVVIVGGGPTGCEMAGATSELMRNAMRKEFRQLDPADTRIVVVDPGERVLRAMPEQLSEAAQTSLSDLGVEFLFKGRVQAMQPGEVVVGTPDGDQRLQAATVIWTAGVRPSHLGRKLADSVGCETDRAGRVVVEPDFSVAGHPEIRVVGDLCSYKHTRDGKPLPGMAGPATQAGGFVGKDIAAIVAGTARPSFSWFDFGSMAVLDRIDAVADLRGLKFKGGIGWLLWAAAHLAFMPTRENRVTLLVKWMFAVVSQDRASMLLTGMPSQHMGLDAPDAAFPMAPETGPSIAEPGAALRAAMDYYSNQVSGRSTQTTDGGSSADSAAAIQ, encoded by the coding sequence ATGGCTGGAGAGCACTTCTTCCTCGAGCTGGAGCCACCTGAAGAGCGTCTGCGCGAAGCTCCCCATGTGGTGGTCGTTGGTGGTGGCTTTGCAGGCGTGCGGGCCTGCAAAGCGTTAGCTCAGGCTGACGTTCGAGTCACTCTGATCGACAAACGCAATTTCAACCTTTTCCAACCTTTGCTGTATCAAGTGGCAACAGGGCTGGTTTCGCGAGGTGATGTCGCCACACCGCTCCGCCAGCTTGTTGGACGTCAGCGCAATGTGCAGGTTTTGCTCGGGGAAGTGACCGAGATCAAAACCGACAGCAAGCAGATCGTCTTCAACGGCAAAACCTATGGCTATGACTACCTGGTGATGGCCACAGGGTCCGGCAGTACCTATTTTGGCCACGAGGACTGGCGCACCTTTGCGCCACCGATGAAGATCCTCGAACATGCCGAAGAGATTCGGCGGCGTCTGCTGATGGCCATGGAACAGGCCGAACAGACTCCCGATCTGCAAGCTCGGCGCTTCCTACAAACAGTAGTGATTGTTGGTGGTGGCCCCACAGGCTGCGAGATGGCCGGTGCCACCTCGGAATTGATGCGCAATGCCATGCGCAAGGAATTCCGACAACTGGATCCAGCTGACACCCGAATCGTGGTTGTGGATCCTGGCGAAAGGGTGCTGCGCGCCATGCCGGAACAACTCTCCGAAGCAGCGCAAACATCGCTCAGCGATCTCGGCGTTGAGTTTCTGTTCAAAGGCCGGGTGCAAGCAATGCAACCCGGCGAGGTGGTTGTAGGGACACCCGACGGTGATCAGCGCCTGCAAGCCGCCACCGTGATCTGGACCGCAGGTGTGCGCCCCTCTCATCTGGGACGCAAGCTGGCCGATTCCGTCGGCTGTGAGACCGATCGCGCCGGCCGTGTGGTGGTGGAACCCGACTTCTCGGTGGCTGGGCATCCCGAGATTCGCGTGGTGGGAGACCTCTGCAGCTACAAGCACACACGTGATGGCAAGCCGCTACCTGGCATGGCGGGACCGGCCACCCAGGCCGGTGGATTCGTCGGCAAAGACATCGCCGCCATCGTGGCCGGGACGGCACGGCCCAGCTTTAGCTGGTTTGATTTCGGCAGCATGGCAGTGCTCGACCGCATCGATGCCGTCGCTGACCTGCGGGGCTTGAAATTCAAAGGCGGCATCGGGTGGCTGCTGTGGGCAGCGGCCCACCTGGCCTTCATGCCCACCCGGGAAAACCGCGTGACCCTGCTCGTCAAGTGGATGTTTGCGGTGGTGTCACAGGACCGTGCCTCCATGCTGCTCACAGGGATGCCCAGCCAGCACATGGGGTTGGATGCACCGGATGCCGCGTTCCCGATGGCTCCCGAGACAGGTCCCTCGATTGCCGAACCCGGAGCTGCGCTCCGCGCAGCAATGGATTACTACTCCAACCAGGTGTCAGGCCGGTCCACTCAAACCACTGACGGCGGATCCAGCGCGGATTCAGCAGCCGCCATCCAATAG
- the ileS gene encoding isoleucine--tRNA ligase: MSKETRDATAEGRPSYKDTLNLLQTGFGMRANAVKREPELQAFWKDQGIDGELGLNNSGPTFTLHDGPPYANGALHMGHALNKVLKDVINKFQVLKGRRVRYVPGWDCHGLPIELKVLQSMDQEQRKALTPFKLRKKAAAYARKQVDGQMKGFQRWGIWADWEKPYLTLQKEYESAQIRVFGEMVLKGHIYRGLKPVHWSPSSRTALAEAELEYPDGHTSPSVYAAFPAVKLPDTLRDALKAEGLDLPTEEKALGKALQVAIWTTTPWTLPANLAVSVNERLDYALADDGEGLLLLVAADLIETLSRTLDRPLSRRATVKGALLAGLTYRHPLLERISPVVIGGDYITTESGTGLVHTAPGHGVDDFHTGQKNGLPVLCPVDEAGTLTDEAGPFAGLNVLKDANPKIIEALESAGALLKQEAYGHRYPYDWRTKKPTIFRATEQWFASVEGFRQQALDAIAAVEWTPASGRNRIESMVKERGDWCISRQRTWGVPIPVFYHRSNGEVLLNADTLDHIQALIAEHGADVWWEKDEPDLLPPAYADQADQWRKGTDTMDVWFDSGSSWAAVASQRDNLSYPADLYLEGSDQHRGWFQSSLLTSVAVNGHAPYKRVLTHGFALDEKGRKMSKSLGNVVDPMVIIEGGKNQKQEPPYGADVLRLWVSSVDYSADVPIGAGILRQLADVYRKVRNTSRYLLGNLHDFNPATDAIPVAELPLLDRWMLQRTAEVMDEITEAFESFEFFRFFQLLQNFCVTDLSNFYLDIAKDRLYVSAPADRRRRSCQTVMALIIERLAGLIAPVLCHMAEDIWQNLPYPVEETSVFHRGWPTVPSDWRDPELSAPIQQLRELRAAVNKVLEDCRGRQELGASLEASVRLEARNPELQAALTWLCEKGDAEVDGLRDWLLVSQLQIGGEPWAELLASQEDELAVIEVSRARGKKCERCWHYEGDVGQHPEHPHICGRCVGVLERRTHQMA, from the coding sequence GTGAGCAAGGAGACGCGCGACGCCACCGCCGAGGGACGTCCCTCCTACAAGGACACGCTCAACCTGCTGCAGACGGGTTTTGGCATGCGCGCCAATGCCGTAAAACGTGAGCCGGAACTGCAGGCTTTCTGGAAAGACCAGGGCATCGACGGCGAGCTGGGCCTGAACAACAGCGGTCCAACCTTCACCCTCCATGACGGCCCGCCCTATGCCAACGGTGCTCTGCACATGGGCCACGCCCTCAACAAGGTGCTGAAGGACGTCATCAACAAATTTCAGGTGTTGAAAGGACGGAGGGTGCGCTATGTGCCGGGCTGGGACTGCCACGGCCTGCCGATCGAGCTGAAGGTGCTGCAGTCGATGGATCAGGAGCAGCGCAAGGCGCTGACACCGTTCAAGCTGCGCAAAAAAGCTGCCGCCTACGCCCGCAAACAGGTGGATGGCCAGATGAAAGGCTTCCAGCGCTGGGGCATCTGGGCGGACTGGGAAAAGCCCTATCTGACCCTGCAAAAGGAGTACGAATCGGCTCAGATCCGGGTGTTTGGCGAGATGGTGCTCAAGGGGCACATCTACCGAGGCCTGAAACCGGTGCACTGGAGCCCGAGTTCACGCACCGCTTTGGCCGAAGCGGAACTGGAATATCCCGACGGCCACACGAGCCCCAGCGTCTACGCCGCCTTCCCAGCCGTGAAGCTGCCGGACACGCTGCGGGATGCCCTCAAGGCCGAGGGCCTGGATCTGCCCACCGAGGAGAAAGCCCTGGGGAAGGCCCTTCAGGTGGCGATCTGGACCACCACACCGTGGACCTTGCCGGCCAACCTGGCGGTGTCGGTGAATGAACGGCTTGATTACGCCCTGGCCGACGACGGTGAAGGCCTCCTGCTGCTGGTAGCTGCCGATCTGATCGAGACCCTGAGCAGAACCCTGGATCGACCGCTGAGCCGACGCGCCACGGTGAAAGGCGCCTTGCTCGCTGGGCTGACCTACCGCCACCCGCTGCTGGAGCGCATCAGTCCGGTGGTGATCGGCGGCGATTACATCACCACTGAATCGGGCACAGGCCTCGTGCACACCGCGCCGGGTCACGGCGTCGACGACTTCCACACCGGCCAGAAGAACGGGCTGCCAGTGCTCTGCCCCGTAGACGAAGCCGGCACCCTCACCGATGAAGCCGGGCCGTTTGCGGGCCTGAATGTGCTCAAAGATGCCAACCCCAAAATCATCGAGGCGCTTGAGTCCGCTGGAGCCCTGCTTAAGCAGGAGGCCTATGGCCACCGCTACCCCTACGACTGGCGCACCAAGAAACCCACGATCTTCCGGGCCACGGAACAGTGGTTTGCCTCCGTGGAAGGGTTCCGTCAACAGGCCCTGGATGCGATCGCTGCAGTGGAGTGGACCCCTGCCTCCGGTCGGAACCGGATCGAATCGATGGTCAAGGAGCGGGGCGACTGGTGCATCTCCCGCCAGCGCACCTGGGGGGTGCCGATCCCCGTCTTCTATCACCGCAGCAACGGCGAGGTGCTGCTGAACGCCGACACCCTGGATCACATCCAAGCGTTGATCGCCGAACACGGCGCCGACGTCTGGTGGGAGAAAGACGAACCGGATCTGCTGCCGCCCGCCTACGCCGACCAAGCCGACCAGTGGCGAAAGGGCACCGACACGATGGATGTGTGGTTCGACTCCGGCTCCAGCTGGGCTGCCGTCGCCAGCCAGCGCGACAACCTGAGCTATCCCGCCGACCTCTACCTGGAAGGGTCCGACCAGCACCGCGGCTGGTTTCAGAGTTCACTGCTCACCTCAGTTGCCGTGAATGGCCACGCCCCCTACAAGCGGGTGCTCACCCATGGCTTCGCCTTGGATGAGAAGGGCCGCAAGATGAGCAAATCCCTCGGCAATGTGGTCGACCCGATGGTGATCATCGAGGGGGGCAAGAACCAGAAGCAGGAACCGCCCTACGGCGCCGATGTGCTGCGGCTCTGGGTGAGTTCGGTTGATTACTCCGCCGATGTGCCGATCGGGGCCGGGATCCTGCGCCAGCTGGCGGATGTCTACCGCAAGGTGCGCAACACCAGCCGCTACCTGCTGGGCAACCTGCACGACTTCAATCCGGCAACCGACGCCATCCCTGTGGCGGAACTGCCGTTACTGGACCGCTGGATGCTGCAGCGCACAGCCGAAGTGATGGATGAGATCACGGAAGCCTTCGAAAGCTTCGAGTTCTTCCGCTTCTTCCAGTTGCTGCAGAACTTCTGCGTCACCGATCTATCGAACTTCTACCTCGACATCGCCAAGGACAGGCTTTACGTGAGTGCCCCCGCCGACCGGCGTCGGCGCAGCTGCCAGACCGTAATGGCCCTAATCATCGAACGCCTGGCCGGACTGATCGCTCCTGTCTTGTGCCACATGGCCGAAGACATTTGGCAGAACCTGCCATACCCCGTGGAGGAGACCTCGGTCTTCCACCGCGGCTGGCCGACGGTTCCATCCGACTGGCGCGATCCCGAGCTCAGCGCTCCGATTCAGCAACTGAGAGAGCTGCGCGCCGCCGTCAACAAAGTGCTGGAAGATTGCCGCGGCCGTCAGGAGCTGGGCGCATCGCTGGAAGCCTCGGTTCGCCTCGAAGCTCGCAATCCCGAGCTGCAGGCCGCACTCACTTGGCTGTGCGAGAAGGGTGATGCAGAAGTGGATGGCCTGCGGGACTGGTTGCTGGTCTCACAGCTGCAGATTGGCGGTGAGCCCTGGGCCGAACTACTGGCCAGCCAGGAGGACGAACTTGCCGTGATCGAAGTGAGCCGTGCACGTGGCAAAAAGTGCGAGCGATGCTGGCACTACGAAGGCGATGTGGGTCAGCACCCGGAGCATCCCCACATCTGCGGACGCTGTGTGGGCGTGCTGGAACGCCGCACTCACCAGATGGCCTGA
- a CDS encoding DNA-3-methyladenine glycosylase, with protein MNTVVAPVADMSIAKNFPALPQSFFCCPAEVVGPGLVGCRLVKRQTDGSLLWGVVVETEAYSQDEPACHGYRRRSPQNETLFGEPGRFYVYVSYGIHHCVNVVTDRAEWANGVLLRAVALPDEPERVAAGPGLLARRFGIDRQRDACSVCGEHDLWLAPRTAALMDPVLTTTTRIGISQGQALPWRWYLQASRSVSKRARGDRSPKPADAFRP; from the coding sequence ATGAATACGGTTGTCGCTCCCGTCGCCGATATGTCCATCGCCAAGAATTTCCCAGCTCTCCCTCAATCCTTCTTTTGCTGCCCCGCAGAAGTTGTCGGACCTGGCTTGGTGGGCTGCAGGTTGGTGAAACGCCAAACAGACGGCAGCCTGCTCTGGGGTGTGGTGGTGGAAACGGAGGCGTATTCCCAGGATGAGCCCGCCTGTCACGGCTATCGCCGCCGTTCACCGCAGAACGAAACCCTGTTCGGTGAGCCAGGGCGGTTCTATGTGTATGTCAGCTATGGCATCCACCACTGCGTGAATGTGGTGACGGATCGGGCTGAATGGGCGAATGGCGTGTTGCTGCGAGCGGTGGCGCTCCCGGATGAACCCGAACGGGTGGCGGCAGGGCCTGGATTGCTGGCGCGCCGTTTTGGCATCGATCGCCAGCGTGATGCCTGTTCGGTTTGTGGTGAGCATGACCTGTGGCTGGCGCCGCGCACTGCCGCACTGATGGATCCCGTGTTGACCACCACCACCCGCATCGGTATTTCCCAGGGGCAAGCGTTGCCCTGGCGCTGGTATCTGCAAGCCAGCCGCAGTGTGAGCAAGCGTGCGCGCGGCGATCGTTCCCCGAAGCCTGCTGATGCCTTCCGACCGTGA
- a CDS encoding creatininase family protein codes for MTTSLPGPVASTDAIRLALQSWPDVDRYLETCKGVIIPLGSTEQHGPTGAIGTDALTAEAVALELGRRSGVLVTPVQAFGMAEHHLGFSGTMSLQPATLLAVLHDLVLSLATHGFERILVVNGHGGNIATAKAAFAQAYGTAASRGLEVAPRLRCRLANWFMAGPVMRRARDLYGNREGQHATPSEIAVTLHLHDSLISKQRALPEAAPCGSIHGPADFRRRYPDGRMGSDPFLAKPEHGEELLHTAAEALREDLSTFLNAA; via the coding sequence ATGACCACTTCGCTACCAGGCCCTGTCGCCAGCACGGATGCCATCCGCCTTGCTTTGCAGAGCTGGCCGGACGTGGATCGCTACTTGGAAACGTGCAAGGGCGTGATCATCCCGCTGGGATCCACCGAGCAGCATGGTCCGACCGGTGCCATCGGCACCGATGCCCTCACGGCCGAAGCCGTCGCCCTGGAACTGGGCCGCAGGAGCGGCGTTCTGGTGACCCCCGTGCAGGCCTTTGGCATGGCCGAGCATCATCTCGGCTTTTCCGGAACGATGAGCCTGCAGCCCGCCACACTGCTGGCCGTGCTGCATGACCTGGTGCTGTCCTTGGCCACTCACGGATTCGAGCGGATCCTGGTGGTGAATGGTCATGGTGGCAATATCGCCACCGCCAAGGCCGCGTTCGCACAGGCCTACGGCACAGCGGCCAGCCGCGGCCTTGAGGTGGCGCCCCGTCTGCGCTGCAGGCTCGCCAACTGGTTCATGGCCGGCCCTGTGATGCGGCGGGCCCGTGATCTCTACGGCAATCGCGAAGGCCAGCACGCCACACCCAGCGAAATCGCCGTCACCCTTCATCTGCACGACAGCCTCATCAGCAAACAGCGCGCCCTGCCAGAGGCAGCCCCGTGCGGCTCGATTCATGGACCAGCCGATTTCCGCCGTCGTTACCCCGACGGACGCATGGGGTCAGATCCCTTTCTTGCCAAACCAGAACACGGTGAAGAGCTGCTTCACACGGCAGCGGAGGCGCTGCGCGAGGATCTGAGCACATTTCTCAACGCCGCATGA